One Dethiosulfovibrio faecalis genomic region harbors:
- a CDS encoding ImmA/IrrE family metallo-endopeptidase — translation MKSWGPRTEQAANVFAAELLMSKTALQSIHYKHDTKQLAQIFGVSPLAMQIRLEDARR, via the coding sequence GTGAAATCGTGGGGGCCAAGAACGGAACAGGCGGCCAACGTCTTCGCGGCGGAACTCCTTATGTCCAAGACGGCTCTTCAATCGATCCACTACAAGCACGACACAAAGCAACTGGCGCAGATATTCGGAGTCAGCCCTCTGGCTATGCAGATACGGCTGGAGGATGCAAGGAGATAG
- a CDS encoding DUF4041 domain-containing protein, with product MLLLIFFLGTITFQSSFKEANQKLEKANKTIETLKIIQAQHIKEYKEGQEERKKVLSENVKLYEENQTLIKYRPIRDVNEELSRLKEKSLEVQREIKSYKNTLTAIKNHIEGYGDRYIIPRSSLVDELAEEYGYKKTAEGLKDIRKAIRRAVKDRRSAKSTLKDQDKKDAAINLITEAFNGKVESILTRVKQDNYGKLHQEIIDVYNLLNYNGSKFSSSHIDENYLALRLEELRLMVVVMELRAQEKEEQRQIKTQMREEARAQREIEKAIKEAKKEEKILQEAMAKVRKEYEDASEEQKAMYEDRLAEMEQKVKEAEERNQRAISMAQQTKRGHVYVISNIGSFGEDVYKIGMTRRLEPLDRIKELGDASVPFEFDVHAMIWSEDAPSLENALHRHFALAQVNKVNRRKEFFRASLQEIRRQVDEIGVETKWTIAAEAKEYQESQAIDRLIKEDPQAKEDWLNRELTLEDFIDLNDDEIEELEEGGAETEEEAVAAD from the coding sequence GTGTTACTGCTTATCTTCTTTTTAGGAACTATCACCTTCCAATCAAGTTTCAAGGAGGCCAACCAAAAACTTGAGAAGGCCAATAAGACCATTGAAACATTGAAAATCATCCAAGCTCAACACATCAAGGAATACAAGGAAGGTCAGGAAGAGCGAAAGAAAGTCCTGTCTGAAAACGTCAAACTTTACGAAGAGAATCAGACTCTTATTAAGTACCGTCCAATTCGCGATGTCAACGAAGAACTTTCCAGGCTTAAAGAAAAAAGCCTGGAGGTTCAGCGCGAGATAAAATCTTATAAAAACACCCTCACAGCCATCAAGAACCATATCGAAGGCTATGGGGACAGATACATTATTCCCCGAAGTTCCCTCGTAGACGAGCTGGCGGAAGAATACGGGTACAAGAAGACCGCCGAAGGACTGAAAGACATCCGTAAGGCTATCCGTAGGGCCGTAAAAGACCGTCGCTCGGCCAAATCCACTTTGAAAGACCAGGATAAAAAAGACGCCGCTATCAATTTGATAACGGAGGCGTTCAACGGCAAGGTGGAATCCATCCTCACCAGAGTCAAGCAGGACAACTATGGCAAGCTCCACCAGGAGATCATAGATGTCTATAACCTGCTGAACTACAACGGCTCAAAATTTTCCAGTTCCCATATCGATGAAAACTACTTGGCGCTGCGCCTGGAGGAGTTACGTCTCATGGTCGTAGTCATGGAGTTACGCGCCCAGGAAAAAGAGGAACAACGCCAGATAAAAACCCAGATGCGTGAAGAGGCACGAGCGCAAAGGGAGATAGAAAAGGCAATCAAGGAAGCCAAAAAAGAAGAGAAAATCCTTCAGGAAGCTATGGCGAAGGTTCGCAAGGAATACGAGGATGCCAGCGAGGAACAGAAGGCCATGTACGAAGATCGCCTTGCCGAGATGGAACAAAAGGTAAAGGAGGCGGAGGAGAGAAACCAAAGGGCAATCTCCATGGCACAGCAGACTAAACGCGGCCATGTCTATGTTATTTCCAATATCGGATCCTTCGGAGAGGACGTTTACAAGATCGGTATGACTCGACGTTTGGAGCCCCTCGACCGCATCAAGGAGTTAGGCGACGCAAGCGTACCCTTCGAGTTCGATGTACACGCCATGATCTGGAGCGAGGATGCTCCCTCACTCGAGAATGCCCTACACCGTCATTTCGCGCTGGCCCAGGTCAATAAGGTCAACCGGCGCAAGGAGTTCTTTAGAGCCTCTCTTCAGGAGATCCGCAGGCAAGTTGACGAGATAGGCGTAGAGACGAAGTGGACTATAGCGGCAGAGGCCAAAGAGTATCAGGAAAGCCAGGCCATCGACCGCCTGATAAAGGAAGATCCACAAGCAAAAGAGGATTGGCTGAATCGGGAGCTGACCCTGGAGGACTTCATCGACCTGAACGACGATGAGATTGAAGAGCTAGAGGAAGGAGGCGCAGAAACAGAAGAGGAAGCTGTCGCAGCGGATTAG
- a CDS encoding ImmA/IrrE family metallo-endopeptidase: MTNNGTRIRVMARTLLGKYGMERMIPIRLSKLCRKLGIEICHSKARHIDGTLFIHGDRKIILVSTALPYERRRFTVAHELGHYVLGHPAAFSLDSPESWLPREEQAANVFAAELLMPKTALQSIHYKHDTKQLAQIFGVSPLAMQIRLEEIGR, encoded by the coding sequence ATGACAAACAACGGAACCAGGATCCGGGTCATGGCCCGAACCCTGCTAGGCAAATACGGAATGGAACGGATGATCCCCATTCGGCTGAGCAAGCTCTGTCGGAAGCTGGGGATCGAAATCTGCCACAGTAAAGCCAGACACATCGACGGCACCCTCTTCATCCACGGAGACCGAAAGATTATCCTTGTCTCCACCGCCCTACCCTACGAACGCCGCCGCTTCACCGTGGCTCACGAACTGGGACACTATGTCCTCGGCCACCCAGCCGCCTTTTCCCTGGACTCTCCGGAATCATGGCTTCCTCGAGAGGAACAGGCGGCCAACGTCTTCGCGGCAGAACTCCTAATGCCCAAGACAGCTCTTCAATCGATCCACTACAAGCACGACACAAAGCAACTGGCGCAGATATTCGGAGTCAGCCCTCTGGCTATGCAGATACGGCTGGAGGAAATTGGGAGGTAG
- a CDS encoding helix-turn-helix domain-containing protein, with the protein MKVNERIKGMRQKCGMSQEELAEKCNASRSTVQRWEKGLTVPDIIQASFIARALGVPTGYFMGETNDPSPQKADRQVPSGILAPMRQETGLSLDEAAALIDLPAEDLELMEKYEDRADSVLKQKLIKAYGRYLSARDGETQQETEKKKGQSEEDLETLMKMLAAEDPDIVLKFRHVAKNVTRLAPEDREFLATLFKAALGKITLEDHTDEY; encoded by the coding sequence GTGAAGGTTAATGAACGAATCAAAGGTATGCGCCAAAAATGCGGTATGTCCCAAGAAGAGCTTGCAGAAAAATGCAATGCATCTAGGTCTACCGTGCAAAGGTGGGAGAAAGGCTTAACTGTACCCGACATAATCCAAGCCTCTTTTATAGCAAGAGCTCTCGGAGTTCCGACGGGTTACTTCATGGGTGAAACCAACGATCCATCGCCACAGAAAGCCGATAGGCAGGTTCCCAGCGGCATACTGGCCCCTATGAGGCAGGAAACCGGGCTCTCACTTGACGAGGCCGCCGCATTGATAGATCTCCCGGCGGAGGACCTCGAGCTGATGGAAAAATATGAGGATCGGGCGGATAGCGTCCTCAAGCAGAAGCTCATCAAAGCCTACGGAAGGTACCTTTCGGCCCGGGACGGAGAAACACAGCAGGAGACGGAGAAAAAGAAGGGACAGAGCGAGGAAGACCTCGAAACTCTGATGAAGATGCTGGCGGCGGAGGATCCGGACATAGTCCTGAAGTTCCGCCACGTGGCCAAGAACGTCACCAGGCTGGCCCCGGAAGACCGGGAGTTCCTGGCAACGCTCTTCAAAGCGGCACTGGGCAAGATCACGCTGGAGGACCATACGGATGAGTACTGA
- a CDS encoding helix-turn-helix domain-containing protein, with protein MDVVAMETILTELQETRRELNETRQEVQETRRLLEKYHNPNRWISVKEAAEIADVSERQIFRCVKSGEVFSRKFGGSRRISFASLVAYTAERAAKATA; from the coding sequence GTGGACGTTGTTGCGATGGAAACTATCTTGACGGAGCTCCAGGAAACACGGCGAGAGCTCAATGAGACTCGCCAGGAGGTTCAAGAGACCAGACGTCTTTTGGAGAAATACCACAACCCTAATCGATGGATATCGGTTAAAGAGGCGGCTGAAATAGCTGATGTTTCGGAGAGACAGATTTTTCGTTGTGTAAAAAGCGGAGAGGTCTTTTCGAGGAAGTTCGGAGGAAGCCGAAGGATATCGTTTGCCAGTCTTGTAGCCTACACGGCTGAAAGGGCTGCGAAAGCTACTGCATAA
- a CDS encoding helix-turn-helix domain-containing protein, with the protein MERNIVIDNRKFWFARVDISVLLDEGIDAYAKATYAVLCAYAGSDRECFPSAETLAKKVKCSRDRLFKSLRILVEFGVLEKVTQSNKSFQTVNKYILTGGSDSTQAVRQTDTESPSERLPQSVSRTPGVRQADPRCPSDVHRTRDIELEPKNDKDIVGKSAEDTAGLPLDPVPGEEVVPQPVETPPPCPYRAIADLWDEVMVPMGKRGVRILSETRQNTLRSRWRTKGDPGAPPWPWADLKTWRDYFLYVSQSKFLVDGRFCDFDWVIKKSNWIKIREGKYHQEGDCR; encoded by the coding sequence GTGGAGCGCAACATAGTAATAGACAACCGAAAGTTCTGGTTCGCCAGGGTGGACATCTCCGTACTGCTGGACGAAGGAATAGACGCCTATGCCAAAGCCACCTACGCCGTACTGTGCGCCTACGCCGGTTCCGACAGGGAGTGTTTTCCAAGTGCGGAGACATTGGCCAAAAAGGTGAAGTGCAGTAGAGACCGACTCTTCAAGAGTCTCAGGATACTGGTGGAGTTCGGGGTGTTGGAGAAGGTGACCCAGTCCAACAAATCATTCCAGACGGTCAACAAATACATCCTAACGGGAGGCTCCGATTCCACTCAGGCAGTCCGCCAAACGGACACCGAGAGTCCGTCAGAAAGACTCCCGCAGTCCGTCTCACGTACCCCCGGTGTACGCCAGGCGGACCCCCGGTGTCCGTCAGACGTACACAGAACTAGAGACATAGAACTAGAACCAAAGAACGATAAAGACATAGTGGGCAAGTCCGCCGAAGACACGGCGGGACTTCCCCTCGACCCCGTGCCCGGGGAGGAAGTCGTACCCCAACCGGTTGAGACTCCGCCTCCCTGTCCCTACAGGGCCATAGCCGATCTCTGGGACGAGGTGATGGTCCCTATGGGCAAGCGAGGCGTCAGGATCCTCTCGGAGACCAGACAGAATACCCTGAGATCCCGATGGAGGACCAAAGGAGACCCCGGAGCCCCTCCATGGCCATGGGCCGACCTGAAAACCTGGCGGGACTACTTCCTCTACGTCTCCCAGAGCAAGTTTCTGGTGGACGGCAGATTCTGCGACTTCGACTGGGTGATAAAGAAATCCAACTGGATCAAGATCCGGGAGGGCAAATATCACCAGGAAGGAGACTGCCGATGA
- a CDS encoding DUF2786 domain-containing protein, whose amino-acid sequence MNDRIKERIRKLLKIAEDSPYPAEVETALLKAQELMALNGLENGDIDPSERGDVVEKDIDLGGRVESWKGYLSIVLAENFRCMAYRSRRVRHGDNGAPAVFYSVVVILGRGEDVKIVFDAFCKCVTAVSRFAMEYRKRTEERWRTVRNSYFMGFVRGLEDQFEEQRKKNPEWGLVLVRDPEVESAYEALGLKNGGASRTVLRGQNAYADGYARGKGFSLEDDPSLREAASLKIAAT is encoded by the coding sequence ATGAACGACAGGATAAAGGAACGGATAAGAAAGCTACTCAAGATAGCCGAGGACTCGCCCTATCCCGCCGAGGTGGAAACCGCCCTGCTGAAGGCTCAGGAACTAATGGCGCTCAACGGCCTGGAGAATGGCGACATCGATCCCTCCGAGCGGGGAGACGTGGTGGAGAAGGACATCGACCTGGGGGGCAGAGTGGAAAGCTGGAAGGGGTATCTGTCCATAGTGTTGGCGGAAAACTTCCGGTGCATGGCCTACAGGTCCAGAAGAGTAAGGCATGGCGATAACGGGGCTCCTGCCGTTTTCTATAGCGTCGTCGTGATCCTGGGAAGGGGCGAAGACGTGAAGATAGTCTTCGATGCCTTCTGTAAATGCGTCACGGCGGTAAGCAGATTCGCCATGGAATACAGAAAGAGAACCGAGGAGCGGTGGCGTACAGTCAGGAACAGCTACTTCATGGGATTTGTCCGAGGGCTGGAAGACCAATTCGAGGAACAGAGAAAGAAAAACCCCGAATGGGGGCTGGTGCTGGTGAGAGATCCCGAGGTCGAATCGGCCTACGAAGCCCTGGGATTGAAAAACGGCGGAGCCAGCCGAACCGTCCTACGGGGACAAAACGCCTATGCGGACGGTTACGCCAGAGGCAAGGGCTTCTCCCTAGAAGACGACCCTTCTTTGAGGGAGGCTGCCAGCCTGAAAATAGCGGCCACGTAA
- a CDS encoding type II toxin-antitoxin system YafQ family toxin, with amino-acid sequence MPKLKRSSQFKRDVKLQVKRGKDTDKLKKALQILVSGKELPEQYNDHPMLGNWGSHRSLHIEPDWILIYKVDQQAISLIRTGTHSDILKR; translated from the coding sequence ATGCCGAAGCTGAAACGATCAAGTCAGTTCAAACGGGACGTAAAACTACAGGTAAAACGGGGCAAAGACACGGACAAGCTGAAGAAGGCACTCCAAATCCTAGTCTCAGGTAAGGAACTTCCCGAACAATACAATGATCACCCCATGCTAGGAAACTGGGGCAGCCATCGCTCGCTTCACATAGAACCCGATTGGATCCTGATATACAAAGTCGATCAACAAGCCATTTCACTGATCAGAACCGGTACCCACTCGGACATCCTCAAAAGATAA
- a CDS encoding type II toxin-antitoxin system RelB/DinJ family antitoxin, whose product MTACDSSIRVRIDSETKQKASEVLSQMGLSISDAVRMTLVQIGTSGRLPFPVEIPNAKTRQAMAEVASGEGEEFQSLDDLYEDLGI is encoded by the coding sequence ATGACCGCCTGTGATAGTTCTATCAGAGTTCGCATAGACAGCGAAACCAAACAGAAAGCATCGGAAGTCCTCTCTCAGATGGGGCTATCCATATCCGACGCCGTCAGGATGACGCTGGTACAGATCGGAACGAGCGGACGACTTCCATTTCCGGTAGAGATCCCCAACGCCAAGACCAGGCAGGCTATGGCCGAGGTCGCTTCCGGAGAAGGAGAAGAGTTTCAGTCTCTCGACGACCTGTATGAAGATCTCGGTATCTGA
- a CDS encoding tyrosine-type recombinase/integrase: MKYTSPFRGRRQINRMKRAILERPGRFSREAALRDYALFVFGINSALRIGDLLDLKVDDVLAGRSCRLRIEEEIRLREGKTGNIRTFPLVDKSREALKDYLRYRKDLRGLARDEPLWAAVRRKGEDMRAISRMQVYRMLNDAAVRANEASPPAERINLRTTSIGCHSMRKTLGYMLYYEGDSVPLADIQTMYGHSSEKVTLRYLGITKEITDGHYRALNL; this comes from the coding sequence TTGAAATACACGAGTCCCTTCCGAGGCAGGAGGCAGATCAACCGGATGAAGCGGGCCATTCTGGAAAGGCCGGGGAGATTCAGCCGGGAGGCGGCTTTGAGGGATTACGCCCTTTTCGTCTTCGGGATCAATTCGGCCCTCCGGATCGGAGATCTGCTCGACCTCAAGGTGGACGACGTCCTGGCCGGTAGAAGCTGTCGTCTCAGGATAGAGGAGGAAATACGGCTTCGGGAGGGAAAGACCGGTAACATCCGGACGTTCCCCCTCGTAGACAAAAGCCGGGAGGCCCTAAAGGACTATCTGCGCTACAGGAAGGATCTCAGGGGCTTGGCTAGAGACGAGCCCCTATGGGCCGCCGTCCGCCGAAAGGGAGAGGATATGCGGGCCATATCGAGGATGCAGGTCTACCGGATGCTGAACGATGCGGCGGTACGAGCCAACGAGGCATCGCCTCCGGCGGAGCGGATCAACCTTCGAACCACGTCCATCGGCTGTCACTCCATGAGGAAGACCCTGGGGTACATGCTCTATTACGAGGGTGATTCGGTGCCTCTGGCGGATATCCAGACCATGTACGGCCACTCGTCGGAGAAGGTTACTCTGCGTTATCTGGGCATCACGAAAGAGATAACGGACGGCCACTACAGGGCCTTGAATCTGTGA